The Mauremys reevesii isolate NIE-2019 linkage group 13, ASM1616193v1, whole genome shotgun sequence genome contains a region encoding:
- the LOC120380165 gene encoding serine/arginine repetitive matrix protein 1-like, producing MMLRPPSADHRHKRHSQSRSRSRRRSPSRSRHRSPSRYRSPSRRRSESRYRSSSRYRSHSRHRSRSRSPSRRHHRRSPSRRRSRHRDSRSLSRHCRSRSQSSSRHRSSSRHRGGRRSRSPSRYRRYSRHPSVPSAERLPPSAVQSVSASAPPWPSRPASVASGVDSTAHLPPTPHGDPQGSQQWGFWVPWAQHEAQGVPFPLRDLAAERKVPEATVSRPAPSPRRESPIPPDHKSSTLRDPTEAQSTATAAEAVVQGLSSSSSPDEAVAGASAKDPPPIDLKAHQDLLRRRPWISQWRRTIQKNATTLWQTPASIPPTARGVERKYSVPPTGYEYLYTHPTLDSLVVQSVNDRERHGQPAPAPKSKDARRMDLLGHKVYSAGSLQMRIANQMVLLASLDNS from the exons ATGATGCTCCGACCGCCCTCCGCGGACCACAGGCACAAGCGACACTCCCAGTCCCGATCACGCTCCCGACGGAGGTCGCCTTCTCGATCTCGGCACCGTTCGCCGTCCCGGTACCGGTCGCCATCCCGCCGCCGGTCAGAGTCCCGGTACCGTTCGTCatctcggtaccggtcgcactcccggcacaGATCCAGGTCCCGATCGCCATCGCGTCGGCACCACCGGAGGTCTCCATCCCGGCGTCGTTCCCGACATCGCGATTCCCGCAGCCTCTCCCGGCACTGCAGATCCCGCTCCcagtcgagctcccggcaccggtcgagctcccggcaccgcggtggcCGACGGTCTCGATCACCGTCCCGGTACCGGAGGTACTCACGCCATCCCTCGGTACCGTCTGCGGAGAGGCTACCGCCTTCAGCGGTGCAGTCTGTCAGCGCCTCAGCGCCTCCTTGGCCATCCCGCCCGGCATCCGTGGCCTCTGGCGTGGACAGCACCGCGCATCTGCCACCGACCCCACATGGCGATCCTCAGGGGTCTcaacagtggggcttctgggttccatggGCCCAGCATGAGGCGCAGGGGGTACCGTTTCCCCTGAGAGACTTGGCCGCCGAGCGCAAGGTCCCCGAGGCGACGGTTAGCCGGCCAGCTCCTTCTCCTCGTCGTGAGTCCCCCATTCCACCGGACCACAAGTCCTCCACGCTGCGCGATCCAACCGAGGCACAGTCAACAGCCACTGCGGCGGAGGCCGTAGTGCAGGGCTTGTCCTCTTCATCCtccccggacgaggcggtggccggcGCTTCAGCCAAGGATCCGCCGCCTATTGACCTGAAGGCCCATCAGGACCTGCTTCGGCGACGGCCATGGATCTCCCAgtggcggag AACAATCCAAAAGAACGCCACTACGCTCTGGCAAACTCCTGCATCCATTCCTCCCACGGCCCGCGGGGTTGAGCGTAAATACTCGGTTCCCCCGACGGGATACGAGTACCTTTATACCCACCCGACCCTGGACTCGCTGGTGGTGCAGTCGGTTAACGACCGCGAGAGACACggtcaacctgcccctgcgcctaaATCCAAGGATGCTCGGcgcatggacctgctaggccaCAAGGTCTACTCGGCAGGCAGTTTGCAGATGCGAATTGCtaaccagatggtcctcctcgccag TCTCGACAACTCGTGA